From a single Miscanthus floridulus cultivar M001 chromosome 8, ASM1932011v1, whole genome shotgun sequence genomic region:
- the LOC136469458 gene encoding uncharacterized protein, with product MANDLMAKSHHECFSAIQKLLADSHASREAANERRRGKRRKKSKSRASAAAKSAIDEDQRKAVGDEDVLEEENVGANSGGAIICVAIGEQEEKLVELDLAKMIFMKKNSMEMDLPKDVIQTMILAKDLKAEMEMAKKVLEKDLKAETEMAKKVLKKNLRKDLKAETEMAKKVLTKNLVQVERAKKMLEKVEILENITSEIGGASRQPQPQPTNPEVETPRKEASDHKEDPLTTSSTGHKVCKSVPLRGGRKKAKAVRAPAGNKRSLTRMKKEQEACRAQHEKYLC from the exons ATGGCCAACGATCTAATGGCAAAAAGTCATCACGAGTGCTTCAGTGCTATTCAGAAGCTTCTTGCTGATTCCCATGCTAGTAGGGAAGCTGCTAATGAGCGTAGGAGGggaaagaggaggaagaagagtaaATCTAGAGCATCAG CAGCAGCTAAATCAGCTATTGATGAAGATCAACGCAAAGCAGTAGGTGACGAAGATGTTCTAGAAGAAGAAAATGTTGGAGCAAATTCTGGAGGAG CCATTATCTGTGTTGCAATTGGGGAGCAG GAGGAGAAACTAGTGGAGCTGGATTTGGCCAAGATGATTTTCATGAAGAAGAATTCGATGGAGATGGATTTGCCCAAGGACGTGATTCAGACCATGATATTGGCCAAGGACCTAAAGGCGGAGATGGAGATGGCCAAGAAGGTGCTGGAAAAGGACCTGAAGGCGGAGACCGAGATGGCCAAGAAGGTGCTGAAAAAGAATTTGAGAAAGGACCTGAAGGCGGAGACCGAGATGGCCAAGAAGGTGCTGACAAAGAATCTGGTGCAGGTGGAGAGGGCAAAAAAGATGCTGGAGAAGGTGGAAATATTGGAG AACATAACCAGTGAGATTGGAGGTGCATCCAGGCAACCACAACCACAGCCTACCAATCCTGAAGTTGAGACACCGAGAAAGGAGGCATCTGATCACAAGGAGGATCCCTTGACAACCTCAAGCACTGGCCACAAAGTTTGCAAATCTGTT CCTCTTCGTGGTGGTCGTAAGAAAGCAAAAGCTGTTCGGGCACCTGCCGGGAACAAGAGGTCTCTTACTCGTATGAAGAAAGAGCAGGAAGCGTGCCGCGCTCAACATGAGAAATATCTGTGTTAG